A genomic region of Runella rosea contains the following coding sequences:
- a CDS encoding FAD-dependent oxidoreductase, producing the protein MKKRIALLFILTVSILSSAVAQTYDICVYGGSSAGVIAAYTAKKAGKTVLLIEPGKHLGGLSSGGLGQTDIGNKYAITGIARDFYRQIGQHYGKFEQWTFEPHVAENLFKEYVKKGDFPVWFEYRLVSASKKEGKIQEITLEPSNQPGQGLRRVKAKMFIDCTYEGDLMAKAGVSYIVGREANSQYNETWNGVQLLDKHQFPEGVDPYKIPGDPSSGLLWGISTAVLAPNGSGDKLLQTYNFRLCLTKDPANRIPITRPEGYDSTKYELLLRQVAIEKPPHINWGVMHIADMPNSKTDINNKGGFSTDMIGMNHDYAEANYETRKKIIKDHEDYTKGFLYFVGHDPRMPDHLRKQMLEWGYPKDEYVDNDHFSPQLYVREARRLVGEYVMTQHNCEGREVVKDGIGLAAYTMDSHNCQRILFKNPKTGKMEVRNEGDVQVGGFPPYPISYRSLIPKKADCENLFVPVCLSATHIAYGSIRMEPVFMALAQASAVAATMAIDTQKPVQEINVITLQNALLSNPLMDGSQAEILLDNDVTPTKITVVGNWKTVKTGGKYAATQLVDNSKGKEKNSVRFTPEIPKTGRYAVYVYNPSPTGGGGNPGEAADEAKASQTLVRVKTATSIKEVLVASQTQVNDWIKLGTYPFAKGNENFVEITNQNTNGVVVADAVLFVPSK; encoded by the coding sequence ATGAAAAAACGTATTGCTCTTCTGTTCATTTTAACTGTTTCAATTCTCTCGTCAGCAGTTGCCCAAACCTATGATATTTGTGTGTATGGAGGTTCTTCGGCGGGAGTCATTGCCGCTTATACGGCCAAAAAAGCGGGCAAAACAGTGTTGCTTATTGAGCCGGGAAAGCATTTAGGTGGATTAAGTTCGGGAGGCTTAGGGCAAACCGATATCGGCAATAAATATGCGATTACGGGCATTGCAAGGGATTTTTACCGCCAGATAGGACAACACTATGGGAAATTTGAACAATGGACTTTTGAGCCGCATGTGGCAGAAAACCTGTTCAAAGAATATGTAAAAAAAGGTGATTTTCCAGTTTGGTTTGAGTATAGGTTGGTGTCTGCCTCCAAAAAAGAAGGAAAGATTCAGGAAATCACGCTTGAGCCATCTAATCAGCCAGGTCAGGGACTGCGAAGGGTAAAAGCAAAAATGTTTATTGATTGCACTTACGAAGGAGATTTGATGGCCAAAGCAGGCGTGAGTTACATCGTGGGGCGTGAGGCAAACAGCCAATACAACGAAACGTGGAATGGAGTACAGCTATTGGACAAACACCAATTTCCCGAGGGCGTGGACCCTTATAAAATCCCAGGAGACCCTTCTAGCGGCTTGTTGTGGGGAATATCGACGGCGGTATTGGCTCCCAATGGTTCGGGCGATAAGCTTTTACAAACCTATAATTTTCGATTGTGCCTGACCAAAGACCCAGCCAATCGCATTCCAATCACGCGCCCTGAGGGCTATGACTCAACTAAGTATGAACTCTTATTGAGGCAAGTAGCCATTGAAAAACCACCGCACATCAATTGGGGCGTGATGCACATTGCGGATATGCCCAATTCAAAAACCGATATCAATAACAAAGGAGGGTTTTCGACCGATATGATTGGCATGAATCATGATTATGCGGAAGCCAATTATGAAACCCGTAAGAAAATCATCAAAGACCACGAAGATTACACCAAAGGGTTCCTCTATTTTGTAGGACATGATCCACGAATGCCCGATCATCTCCGTAAACAAATGTTGGAATGGGGTTATCCAAAGGATGAATACGTTGACAATGACCACTTCAGTCCACAGCTTTATGTCCGAGAAGCACGTCGTTTGGTGGGTGAATACGTGATGACCCAACACAACTGCGAGGGGCGCGAAGTGGTCAAAGATGGGATTGGATTAGCTGCTTACACCATGGATTCGCACAATTGCCAGCGTATTTTGTTCAAGAATCCGAAAACTGGTAAAATGGAAGTTCGTAATGAAGGAGATGTGCAGGTAGGAGGCTTCCCCCCCTATCCTATCAGTTACCGTTCATTGATTCCGAAAAAGGCTGATTGCGAGAATCTTTTTGTTCCTGTTTGTCTTTCTGCCACCCACATTGCGTACGGTTCCATTCGCATGGAGCCAGTCTTCATGGCGTTGGCCCAAGCCTCGGCTGTGGCGGCGACTATGGCCATTGATACCCAAAAGCCAGTGCAGGAAATAAACGTAATAACCCTTCAGAATGCTTTGCTTTCCAATCCTTTAATGGATGGAAGCCAAGCAGAAATTTTATTGGACAATGACGTTACTCCAACGAAAATAACTGTAGTCGGGAATTGGAAAACTGTTAAAACGGGTGGAAAATATGCCGCGACTCAGTTAGTAGACAATTCGAAAGGCAAAGAAAAAAACAGTGTACGCTTCACACCAGAGATTCCTAAAACGGGAAGGTATGCAGTGTATGTATATAACCCAAGCCCGACGGGCGGCGGCGGAAATCCTGGTGAGGCTGCCGACGAAGCCAAAGCGAGCCAAACTCTGGTCAGAGTAAAGACCGCTACGAGCATCAAAGAAGTATTGGTTGCTTCACAAACACAGGTAAATGACTGGATTAAACTAGGCACTTATCCCTTTGCAAAGGGAAATGAAAACTTTGTAGAGATTACCAATCAAAACACCAACGGTGTCGTTGTGGCAGATGCTGTCTTGTTTGTTCCTAGCAAATAG
- a CDS encoding serpin family protein: MRTSSFFQCVLVIAATLMLLWVALGCSSTSPSPVGEEVKISENFASRTDDFAFDFFKKLNDKEPSDKNVFVSPLSLHMALGMLLNGANGQTADEIQKTLKLNGISLADANATYLKLIEGLPKADPKVTLGLANSVWNRNTFQPETDFVNILKSSFKADASQFSGSDATPLNTWASDKTNGKIKKVLDKIEPQMVLFLMNALYFKGDWTTSFDEQKTTDYPFQLAASKTKNVKMMQMKSKISFANRDGYFAYELPYGNSRYAMTVLVPIGTQGVNDLVTKLTAAEWNQLQQNLKAVDNLSIGLPRFTLEYEVYLNDVLEKMGMPSAFLPNIADLSKISKTQKLNVGFVKQNTYVAVDEKGTEAAAVTTIGVELTSLPQTYYADRPFVFIISEKTSDTVLFMGKMVNPS, translated from the coding sequence ATGAGAACTTCTTCATTTTTTCAGTGTGTACTGGTCATCGCCGCAACCCTGATGTTGCTTTGGGTGGCCTTGGGGTGCAGCTCCACCAGCCCTTCGCCCGTAGGCGAAGAGGTGAAAATTTCCGAAAACTTTGCCAGTCGTACCGACGACTTTGCCTTTGATTTTTTCAAAAAACTGAATGACAAAGAACCCTCCGACAAAAACGTATTTGTATCACCTTTGAGCCTGCACATGGCACTGGGTATGCTACTCAACGGTGCCAACGGACAAACTGCCGACGAGATTCAAAAAACCCTGAAATTGAACGGAATCTCGTTGGCAGACGCCAACGCAACTTATTTAAAACTCATAGAAGGTCTCCCCAAAGCAGACCCTAAAGTTACGCTAGGTTTAGCTAATTCGGTATGGAATCGAAATACGTTTCAGCCCGAAACCGACTTTGTTAACATCTTAAAAAGTTCTTTTAAGGCTGACGCATCGCAATTCAGTGGCTCAGATGCGACGCCCCTAAATACGTGGGCAAGCGATAAAACTAACGGCAAAATCAAAAAAGTACTTGATAAGATAGAGCCGCAAATGGTGTTGTTTTTGATGAATGCTCTGTATTTCAAAGGAGACTGGACGACAAGTTTTGACGAGCAAAAAACCACTGATTACCCATTTCAACTGGCTGCAAGTAAAACGAAAAATGTCAAAATGATGCAAATGAAAAGCAAAATTTCGTTTGCCAATCGTGATGGGTATTTTGCCTACGAACTTCCTTACGGCAATAGCCGCTATGCTATGACTGTACTGGTACCAATCGGCACACAAGGAGTCAATGATTTAGTAACCAAACTTACCGCTGCCGAATGGAATCAATTACAACAAAATTTGAAAGCCGTCGATAATCTTTCGATTGGATTACCTCGCTTTACCCTTGAATATGAAGTATATTTAAACGATGTGCTCGAAAAAATGGGCATGCCGTCGGCCTTTCTCCCCAATATCGCCGATTTAAGCAAAATTAGTAAAACGCAAAAGCTGAACGTTGGTTTTGTCAAGCAAAATACCTACGTGGCTGTGGATGAAAAAGGGACCGAAGCTGCTGCCGTGACCACCATCGGAGTAGAACTGACTTCGCTTCCTCAAACATATTACGCAGACCGTCCGTTTGTTTTTATCATCAGCGAGAAAACTTCTGATACCGTTTTGTTTATGGGAAAAATGGTTAATCCTTCCTAA
- a CDS encoding RNA polymerase sigma factor translates to MVKILQLFTSEAQLVKSLQKGDAKAQRHLYEKYSARLLAVCVRYINDRMEAEDVLIEGFMKIFDRIDQFKGEGSFEGWMRRLMTNEALMYLRTKRHIEVDIDAPEAQHLPNYEWADATLEVDDLMAVIAKLPTGYRTVFNLYAIEGYSHAEIAEQLGITESTSKSQLHRARALLQDMIKEMENLNQTAEAVKSLKGK, encoded by the coding sequence ATGGTCAAAATTTTACAACTGTTCACGAGCGAAGCCCAATTGGTAAAATCCTTACAGAAGGGAGATGCCAAGGCACAACGCCACCTGTACGAAAAGTACTCGGCGCGGTTGCTGGCGGTGTGTGTGCGGTATATAAACGATAGAATGGAAGCGGAAGATGTTTTGATTGAGGGGTTTATGAAGATTTTTGACCGTATCGACCAATTCAAAGGGGAAGGTAGTTTTGAGGGATGGATGCGGCGATTAATGACCAATGAAGCGCTGATGTATTTGCGCACTAAGCGCCATATTGAAGTAGATATTGATGCGCCAGAAGCACAACATCTCCCCAATTATGAATGGGCTGATGCCACCCTCGAAGTGGATGATTTAATGGCGGTTATCGCAAAGTTACCGACAGGCTACCGCACAGTGTTTAACTTGTATGCCATTGAGGGATACTCACATGCCGAGATTGCCGAGCAGCTCGGAATTACTGAAAGCACCTCGAAGTCACAATTGCACCGGGCGCGTGCCTTGCTGCAAGACATGATAAAAGAAATGGAAAATTTAAATCAAACCGCAGAAGCGGTGAAAAGTTTAAAAGGGAAATAA
- a CDS encoding outer membrane beta-barrel protein: MKKSIVTFVLAFIAFVAQAEKYTQKGDSLIVQFGNNTRLIIQAKDKEGIQSLRQYDLNKIVRDMGAALDSSSKETYIYINEQNGRKYLKDTVLVISRKDGEVKITINEPNQKSSDSKEDDVKSSENNKDDGTVTRSVTRRYKSPRNGFDVLVGLNTYAKNTPLSYQESDYDLLPWGSRFVSLTWVRGAAISRGKDASLGLDLGIDVSWYNMMFDGNNTVQKDTRAISFPLANATGDVHKSKLTSAYLNLSLMPTLAIHHGPISYLSVGMYGGYRLDSYTKVQEERKGRSERTHSNFHLNDFRYGIGAELGIRHFPDLFMQYDLGELYQTNKGPAVRMISFGIRL; the protein is encoded by the coding sequence ATGAAAAAGTCAATTGTAACCTTTGTTTTAGCGTTTATCGCTTTTGTTGCGCAAGCCGAAAAATACACTCAAAAAGGGGATTCTTTGATTGTACAATTTGGTAACAATACCCGCCTGATTATCCAAGCCAAGGATAAAGAAGGGATTCAGAGCCTTCGTCAATATGACCTCAACAAAATTGTTCGGGATATGGGCGCCGCGCTGGATTCTAGCAGCAAAGAAACCTACATCTACATCAATGAGCAAAATGGTCGTAAATACTTAAAAGACACGGTTTTAGTTATCAGCCGTAAAGACGGAGAAGTTAAAATTACGATTAATGAGCCCAACCAAAAATCGTCAGATTCTAAGGAAGATGATGTAAAAAGTTCTGAAAACAATAAAGACGACGGAACCGTTACACGCAGTGTAACACGGCGTTATAAAAGTCCAAGAAATGGATTTGATGTACTGGTTGGTCTGAATACGTATGCCAAAAATACGCCTCTTAGCTATCAAGAATCAGATTATGATTTATTGCCGTGGGGGTCGCGCTTTGTAAGTCTTACATGGGTTCGGGGGGCGGCCATAAGCAGAGGAAAAGATGCCTCTTTGGGCTTAGATTTAGGAATCGACGTTTCGTGGTACAACATGATGTTTGACGGAAATAATACCGTTCAGAAAGATACGCGTGCTATTTCATTTCCCTTGGCAAATGCCACGGGTGATGTGCACAAATCAAAGTTGACGTCGGCTTACTTGAATCTTTCGCTGATGCCAACATTAGCCATTCATCATGGCCCTATCTCCTACCTAAGTGTAGGGATGTACGGAGGGTACCGATTGGACAGCTACACAAAAGTTCAGGAAGAACGTAAGGGACGCTCAGAACGCACACATTCCAATTTTCATTTAAATGATTTTCGTTATGGAATCGGAGCTGAATTAGGAATTCGTCATTTCCCAGATTTATTTATGCAGTACGATTTAGGAGAATTATATCAAACAAATAAAGGACCTGCGGTACGGATGATTAGTTTCGGGATTCGTCTATGA
- the tuf gene encoding elongation factor Tu, which produces MAKAQFDRSKPHVNVGTIGHVDHGKTTLTAAITKVLAEKGLAEKRDFSSIDNAPEEKERGITINTAHVEYQTVNRHYAHVDCPGHADYVKNMVTGAAQMDGAIIVVAATDGPMPQTREHILLARQVGVPQLVVFMNKVDMVDDPELLELVEMEIRELLSFYEFDGDNIPVIQGSALGGLNGDPKWVKTIEDLMDAVDSWIPTPARDMDKPFLMPVEDVFTITGRGTVATGRIERGVINSGDPVEILGMGAENLKSTVTGVEMFRKILDRGEAGDNVGLLLRGIEKSDIRRGMVICKPGSVKPHAKFKAEVYILSKEEGGRHTPFFNNYRPQFYFRTTDVTGIITLPAGVEMVMPGDNLTIDVVLINQIAMEKGLRFAIREGGRTVGAGKVTEIVD; this is translated from the coding sequence ATGGCAAAAGCACAATTCGACCGTAGCAAACCCCACGTAAACGTAGGTACTATCGGTCACGTTGACCACGGTAAAACTACTTTGACTGCTGCTATCACTAAAGTACTCGCAGAAAAAGGCTTGGCAGAAAAGCGTGATTTCTCATCAATTGATAATGCGCCGGAAGAAAAAGAACGCGGTATTACAATCAACACGGCTCACGTAGAATACCAGACTGTTAATCGTCACTATGCTCACGTTGACTGCCCAGGTCACGCTGACTACGTAAAAAACATGGTAACGGGTGCTGCCCAGATGGATGGTGCTATCATTGTGGTAGCTGCTACTGACGGTCCAATGCCACAAACTCGTGAGCACATCCTTCTTGCTCGTCAGGTAGGTGTACCTCAATTGGTTGTTTTCATGAACAAAGTGGACATGGTAGACGATCCTGAGTTATTGGAACTTGTTGAAATGGAAATTCGCGAACTATTGTCTTTCTATGAATTCGACGGTGATAATATCCCTGTAATTCAAGGTTCAGCTCTTGGTGGGTTGAACGGAGATCCGAAATGGGTGAAAACCATCGAAGATTTGATGGATGCAGTAGATAGCTGGATTCCAACTCCTGCTCGTGATATGGACAAGCCATTCTTGATGCCAGTTGAAGACGTATTTACGATCACTGGTCGTGGTACAGTTGCTACTGGTCGTATCGAGCGTGGTGTAATCAATTCAGGTGATCCTGTTGAAATCCTTGGTATGGGTGCAGAAAACCTCAAATCTACCGTAACAGGGGTTGAGATGTTCCGTAAAATCCTTGACCGTGGTGAAGCTGGTGACAACGTTGGTTTGCTCCTCCGTGGTATTGAAAAATCTGATATCCGTCGTGGTATGGTTATTTGTAAGCCAGGTTCAGTAAAACCACACGCTAAATTTAAAGCTGAGGTTTACATCCTGTCAAAGGAAGAAGGTGGTCGTCACACTCCATTCTTTAACAACTACCGTCCACAATTCTATTTCCGTACCACTGACGTAACAGGTATTATTACTTTACCTGCTGGTGTTGAAATGGTGATGCCTGGTGATAACTTGACGATTGATGTCGTTCTTATCAACCAAATCGCTATGGAGAAAGGTCTTCGTTTCGCTATCCGCGAAGGTGGACGTACAGTAGGTGCTGGTAAAGTAACCGAAATCGTTGACTAA
- a CDS encoding sensor histidine kinase, translated as MPGLKFYSCIAGILIFCLLGPLAKAQLPVTILNEKSIEVNLWGKKGIEYFEDTTRHLTIEELLRDSSLSFKSTQSHLPDFGFIEEAYHWVRFRVRKQTDKPINWVLRNDYPMIDELNVFLINEASGEIIKKTVRDAFPTYQREISVHQCAIPIDILPNQNYTIYVQLVGTDAKLIKLKLSETHYFYSSYLDEIWFWSAHLGFALCMIIVQVVFLLVTKERNFLLYVLFLLGYLSIAVIGGYGIIDSIVWPENIWLKRFGIVFAVVLSNVLGVLFYTHALRLKKTSPLLYKFLLADMVLSVVLSSWIFIIPFGISVNVYSSALIFVFFSLVSVSCVVSYRRGNVSALYYLFGTIAYFIGILIQIIWTLGYLYPSLIVVNSMHIGSMLEMIFFTWALARDYRRTREEREDTQRELITALQSQNKEISEALLRGQTLERKRVAADLHDSLGGTLSAMRWTLTSFNTKHLSAQEKQVYDSLVEMTNDAHQRVRFLSHNLLPEDLDEDGLQVSIEKLIEKLNRSNKTKFELSIHLDKRLDKKKEFELYNIFLELINNVLKHANATEAYISLENLDGYVHLEVFDNGKGINGESKRGKGLYNIQDRIASLGGTWQIESTTKGTSVLAHVPLT; from the coding sequence ATGCCTGGATTAAAGTTTTACAGTTGTATTGCAGGGATTTTGATTTTCTGTTTGCTGGGCCCGCTTGCAAAAGCTCAGTTGCCAGTAACAATCCTTAATGAAAAATCCATAGAAGTAAATTTATGGGGCAAAAAAGGTATTGAATATTTTGAAGATACTACCCGCCATCTAACAATTGAGGAGTTACTTAGAGATTCTTCACTTTCCTTTAAAAGTACACAAAGCCATTTGCCAGATTTTGGATTTATTGAAGAAGCGTATCATTGGGTTCGTTTTCGGGTGCGAAAGCAAACCGATAAGCCCATTAATTGGGTTTTGAGGAATGACTACCCCATGATTGATGAGCTGAATGTCTTTTTAATTAATGAGGCTTCTGGAGAAATTATAAAAAAAACAGTTAGAGATGCCTTCCCTACTTACCAACGTGAGATAAGCGTTCATCAATGTGCCATTCCGATTGATATTCTTCCTAATCAAAACTATACCATCTACGTACAACTGGTTGGGACAGATGCAAAGCTGATAAAACTCAAACTTTCAGAAACCCACTATTTCTACAGTAGTTACTTAGATGAGATTTGGTTTTGGAGTGCACACTTGGGGTTTGCTCTTTGTATGATTATAGTTCAGGTGGTGTTTTTACTGGTTACTAAAGAACGAAACTTTTTGTTGTATGTGCTCTTTCTGCTAGGGTACTTATCCATTGCGGTAATAGGTGGTTATGGTATTATTGACAGTATTGTATGGCCCGAGAATATCTGGCTTAAAAGGTTTGGAATTGTATTTGCGGTAGTACTGAGCAATGTATTGGGCGTTTTATTTTATACTCATGCGCTTCGTCTTAAAAAGACGTCTCCCCTGCTTTACAAATTTTTACTGGCAGACATGGTTCTGTCTGTTGTATTGAGCAGCTGGATATTTATTATTCCTTTTGGTATCAGCGTAAATGTGTACTCAAGCGCCCTTATTTTTGTGTTTTTTAGTTTAGTATCTGTTTCTTGCGTGGTTAGTTATAGGCGGGGCAATGTCTCTGCTTTGTATTATTTATTTGGAACGATTGCTTATTTTATCGGTATTTTAATTCAAATAATCTGGACACTTGGTTACCTGTATCCCTCGCTGATTGTGGTCAATTCGATGCATATTGGAAGTATGCTTGAAATGATTTTTTTCACTTGGGCGCTGGCGCGGGATTATCGCCGAACAAGAGAAGAAAGAGAGGATACGCAAAGGGAACTGATTACCGCTTTACAATCACAAAATAAAGAGATATCTGAGGCACTACTACGCGGGCAAACACTTGAACGTAAGCGTGTTGCGGCTGATTTGCACGATTCGCTAGGCGGCACGTTATCCGCTATGCGTTGGACACTGACATCTTTTAACACGAAACATCTGTCTGCTCAGGAGAAACAAGTGTATGATAGCCTGGTTGAAATGACCAATGATGCCCACCAACGGGTTCGTTTTTTGAGCCATAACTTGCTGCCAGAAGATTTAGATGAAGATGGATTGCAGGTTAGTATTGAAAAGCTGATTGAAAAACTCAATCGGAGCAACAAAACTAAATTTGAACTAAGTATACATTTAGATAAGAGGCTAGATAAAAAAAAGGAATTTGAACTCTACAATATTTTCCTTGAACTGATTAATAATGTATTGAAGCATGCTAATGCCACAGAAGCCTATATCTCATTAGAAAACCTCGATGGGTATGTTCATCTGGAAGTTTTTGACAATGGAAAAGGAATCAATGGTGAAAGTAAGCGAGGGAAGGGTTTGTATAATATTCAGGATAGAATTGCTTCATTGGGAGGGACATGGCAGATTGAATCTACCACGAAAGGCACAAGTGTATTGGCTCATGTACCTTTGACTTAA
- a CDS encoding TCR/Tet family MFS transporter — MAEKRNSALIFIFITLLIDITGIGIIVPVIPRLIQELTSEGLSDAALYGGWLMFVYSVAQFIFSPILGGLSDQYGRRPILLGSLFGFGLDYIFSAFASSIGWLFLARVIAGIFGASFSTAGAYIADVSPPEKRAQNFGLIGAAFGLGFILGPMIGGLLGQYGPRVPFFVSAGLSLLNCIYGYFVLPESLEVKNRRPFDWKRANPVGALRHLQKYPVIFGLVIPLVLTYIAGYATQSTWTYFTMEKFGWDEKWVGYSLAFVGLMAAIVQGGLTRTVIPRLGNTKSIYWGLSLYALSFLLYAFADKGWMMFAITILSALGGIATPALQAIMSNEVPPNEQGELRGALTGLMSLTAIFGPIMMTSLFAYFTSPSAPFQFAGAPFMMGAVLTVFSLVLVKKLLTKN; from the coding sequence ATGGCCGAAAAACGTAACTCTGCACTCATTTTTATCTTCATTACTTTATTAATTGACATAACTGGTATCGGAATCATTGTACCTGTTATACCAAGACTTATACAGGAACTGACAAGTGAAGGCCTTTCAGACGCGGCACTCTATGGAGGTTGGCTGATGTTTGTCTACTCAGTTGCCCAATTCATCTTTTCGCCGATTTTGGGTGGTTTGAGCGACCAATACGGTCGCAGGCCTATATTACTGGGGTCTTTATTTGGTTTTGGATTAGATTATATTTTCAGCGCTTTTGCTTCAAGCATAGGTTGGTTATTTTTGGCCCGAGTCATAGCGGGTATATTTGGGGCAAGCTTTTCAACCGCTGGAGCCTATATTGCTGATGTTAGCCCCCCTGAAAAACGAGCACAGAATTTTGGGTTGATTGGCGCTGCTTTTGGGTTAGGATTCATTCTTGGTCCAATGATTGGAGGGTTGTTGGGGCAATATGGGCCGCGCGTGCCTTTTTTCGTATCGGCAGGGTTAAGTTTATTGAATTGTATTTACGGCTATTTTGTGTTGCCCGAATCGCTTGAGGTAAAAAATCGCCGCCCATTTGATTGGAAACGTGCCAACCCCGTAGGTGCATTGCGGCATTTACAAAAATATCCGGTTATTTTCGGCCTGGTTATTCCATTGGTTTTGACATATATTGCTGGGTATGCTACTCAAAGCACCTGGACCTATTTTACCATGGAAAAATTTGGTTGGGATGAGAAATGGGTTGGCTACTCATTGGCTTTTGTGGGTTTGATGGCCGCTATTGTACAGGGCGGTTTAACACGAACTGTTATTCCAAGGTTAGGAAATACAAAATCTATCTATTGGGGGCTTTCCCTCTATGCCTTAAGTTTCCTGTTGTATGCTTTTGCCGATAAAGGTTGGATGATGTTTGCCATTACCATCTTGTCGGCACTAGGAGGAATTGCTACGCCTGCCCTACAGGCGATTATGTCCAATGAAGTACCTCCCAATGAACAGGGTGAGCTTCGAGGTGCCCTTACGGGCTTGATGAGTTTAACGGCGATTTTTGGGCCAATCATGATGACTTCTCTCTTTGCGTATTTTACGTCTCCTTCTGCTCCTTTTCAGTTTGCAGGTGCTCCTTTTATGATGGGAGCGGTACTGACCGTTTTTAGTTTGGTTTTAGTAAAGAAATTATTAACAAAAAATTGA
- the secE gene encoding preprotein translocase subunit SecE — MNSFIEFVTASWDEVRHNVTWPKLTDLQSSTTLVLLGSLIFAAVVGLMDFIFENALSFIYQSF, encoded by the coding sequence ATGAACTCATTTATAGAATTCGTAACCGCCTCCTGGGACGAGGTAAGACATAATGTCACATGGCCCAAACTTACAGATTTACAGTCTAGCACTACTTTGGTATTGTTGGGGTCGTTGATCTTCGCTGCCGTGGTAGGTCTTATGGACTTCATCTTCGAAAATGCCCTCTCTTTTATTTATCAGTCATTTTAA
- the nusG gene encoding transcription termination/antitermination protein NusG, with the protein MSNLNWYVIRAVSGQEKKIKTYLENEITRQGIQESIPEILIPTEKIVEMRNGKKRIREKNFFPGYIIISADLSKGDAYHLITTMPGVLGFLGNTTGNSKVPVPLRQAEINRILGKVEDAVEEVEAPKVSFMKGESVKIIDGPFSGFIGTVEEIFDDKKKLNVVVKIFGRSTPVELSYAQVEKES; encoded by the coding sequence ATGAGCAATCTGAATTGGTATGTTATCCGGGCAGTGTCTGGTCAGGAGAAAAAGATCAAAACTTATCTCGAAAACGAAATTACCAGACAAGGTATTCAAGAGTCAATTCCTGAAATCCTGATTCCAACCGAGAAAATTGTTGAAATGCGTAACGGTAAAAAACGGATACGTGAAAAGAATTTTTTTCCAGGTTATATCATCATTTCTGCTGATTTGTCGAAGGGAGATGCCTATCACTTGATTACTACTATGCCAGGTGTTTTAGGTTTTCTGGGTAATACTACGGGGAATTCTAAAGTACCAGTGCCGTTGCGGCAAGCCGAGATTAATCGGATTCTGGGTAAAGTAGAAGACGCAGTAGAAGAAGTAGAAGCACCGAAAGTAAGTTTCATGAAAGGCGAAAGCGTAAAAATTATTGATGGGCCTTTCAGCGGATTTATCGGTACGGTTGAAGAAATTTTTGACGACAAGAAGAAGCTAAATGTCGTTGTAAAAATATTCGGGCGTAGTACGCCCGTGGAGCTGAGTTACGCACAAGTCGAAAAAGAAAGCTGA
- the rplK gene encoding 50S ribosomal protein L11, whose protein sequence is MAKEVAGYVKLQVKGGQANPSPPIGPALGSKGLNIMEFCKQFNGRTQDKMGMVLPVVITYYKDKSFEFVIKTPPAPIMLMEAAKVKLGSAEPNRKKVGSVSWDQVKVIAETKMPDLNCFTIESAMKMIAGTARSMGITVSGQAPWDN, encoded by the coding sequence ATGGCGAAAGAAGTAGCAGGTTACGTCAAACTGCAAGTGAAAGGTGGCCAGGCCAATCCTTCTCCCCCAATCGGACCTGCATTAGGTTCGAAAGGTTTGAACATCATGGAGTTCTGCAAGCAATTTAACGGTCGTACGCAGGACAAAATGGGAATGGTATTGCCCGTAGTAATTACATACTACAAAGACAAATCATTTGAATTTGTTATCAAAACTCCACCGGCTCCCATTATGCTTATGGAGGCTGCAAAAGTGAAACTCGGTTCGGCTGAGCCAAACCGTAAAAAAGTAGGATCGGTAAGTTGGGATCAAGTGAAAGTGATCGCTGAAACCAAAATGCCTGATTTGAACTGCTTCACAATTGAGTCTGCAATGAAAATGATTGCGGGAACGGCGCGTAGTATGGGTATTACAGTATCAGGGCAAGCTCCTTGGGATAACTAA